A DNA window from Acidimicrobiales bacterium contains the following coding sequences:
- a CDS encoding universal stress protein, translated as MSSDTMSSLRPVVVGVDGSEPSRAALRWGAEEARLRGLPLEAVITWEFPNTDGWDYPDLDLDLGEDAKKMIDETITSVLGETPDAPVTATVIHGHAALVLVERSEEAALVVVGSRGHGGFAGLLLGSVSEHLAAHARCPVAIIHVPKDRHQEKR; from the coding sequence ATGAGCAGCGACACAATGAGCAGCCTGCGCCCGGTGGTCGTAGGGGTCGACGGTTCCGAACCCTCGCGCGCGGCGCTCCGGTGGGGCGCCGAGGAGGCGCGACTGCGCGGCCTGCCGCTGGAGGCGGTCATCACCTGGGAGTTCCCGAACACCGACGGATGGGACTACCCCGACCTCGACCTCGATCTCGGCGAGGACGCGAAGAAGATGATCGACGAGACCATCACCTCGGTCCTCGGCGAGACACCCGACGCGCCCGTCACGGCGACGGTGATCCACGGCCACGCGGCGCTCGTGTTGGTCGAGCGCTCCGAGGAGGCAGCACTCGTCGTGGTGGGGAGCCGCGGCCACGGTGGCTTCGCGGGCCTGCTCCTCGGATCGGTGAGCGAGCATCTCGCGGCGCACGCACGTTGCCCGGTCGCGATCATCCACGTCCCGAAGGACCGTCATCAGGAAAAGCGGTAA
- a CDS encoding substrate-binding domain-containing protein, translating into MDGIRIGRRLGAGFGVASLVGLVAMSGSVGAVAKATVPAGLSVKSFNSSFSEMAKFKALTAAGKGLVGVILPDTTSSTRYVDFDAPYLARAFRLAGYSKAQFKIDNAQGVDATELADAQADIAVGAKVLVFDPIDSTVGAQIQSYAASHGVAVISYDRATFVGSKTYYVSFNNFTVGQLIGKGFVSCVTAWHVTKPKVFVLDGGQDTDPNAVSFAQGYNSVIWGKASTPLSAGLTNQKGYTLIGEQITPGWVNATGGTIFQQQFTAHPSINATVEANDGLANAVVTDLKNAGVGPRKIPTTGQDATLQGMENVLQGYQCGSVYKAVYQEAQDAVALATIIRAHKAPPKALVNSTTTPPAGVSGQKQPASLLTPVWVDRSNMASTVVKDKFISASALCSAVTKDVCKAAGIKA; encoded by the coding sequence ATGGATGGAATCCGGATCGGGCGACGTTTGGGAGCGGGCTTCGGCGTCGCCTCCCTCGTCGGCCTCGTCGCGATGAGCGGCTCAGTGGGGGCGGTGGCCAAGGCCACGGTCCCGGCCGGGCTGAGTGTGAAGTCGTTCAACAGCAGCTTCTCGGAAATGGCGAAGTTCAAGGCGCTGACGGCGGCCGGCAAGGGTCTCGTCGGGGTGATCCTGCCGGACACGACCTCGTCGACGCGCTACGTCGACTTCGACGCCCCCTACCTGGCCAGGGCCTTCCGACTCGCTGGGTACTCGAAGGCGCAGTTCAAGATCGACAACGCCCAGGGCGTCGACGCGACGGAGCTGGCAGACGCCCAGGCCGACATCGCGGTGGGCGCCAAGGTGCTCGTCTTCGACCCGATCGACAGCACGGTGGGTGCCCAGATCCAGTCCTACGCCGCATCGCACGGCGTGGCGGTCATTAGCTACGACCGGGCGACGTTCGTGGGCTCTAAGACCTACTACGTGAGCTTCAACAACTTCACCGTCGGCCAGCTGATCGGCAAGGGCTTCGTGTCCTGCGTCACGGCCTGGCACGTGACCAAGCCGAAGGTCTTCGTGCTCGACGGCGGCCAGGACACCGACCCCAACGCCGTCTCCTTCGCCCAGGGCTACAACTCGGTGATCTGGGGCAAGGCGAGCACGCCGCTTAGCGCCGGGCTGACGAACCAGAAGGGCTACACGCTCATCGGCGAGCAGATCACGCCCGGGTGGGTGAACGCCACCGGCGGCACGATCTTCCAGCAGCAGTTCACCGCTCACCCGAGCATCAACGCGACCGTCGAGGCCAATGACGGCCTCGCGAACGCGGTGGTGACGGACCTGAAGAACGCCGGCGTCGGCCCCCGCAAGATCCCGACGACGGGTCAGGACGCGACGCTGCAGGGCATGGAGAACGTGCTCCAGGGCTACCAGTGCGGATCGGTCTACAAGGCCGTGTACCAGGAGGCCCAGGACGCGGTCGCCTTGGCGACCATCATCCGGGCGCACAAGGCCCCGCCGAAGGCGCTCGTGAACTCCACGACGACGCCCCCCGCCGGGGTCTCGGGCCAGAAGCAGCCCGCGTCGTTGCTGACGCCGGTCTGGGTCGACCGCTCGAACATGGCCTCGACGGTCGTCAAGGACAAGTTCATCTCGGCCTCGGCACTGTGCTCTGCGGTCACCAAGGACGTCTGCAAGGCGGCAGGTATCAAGGCCTAG
- a CDS encoding DUF1918 domain-containing protein yields MKAVVGDRLVVKGHHLGEPDRDGEILEVHGGRGTPPYLVRWSEDGHVGLVFPGPDAQVEHLRAARRG; encoded by the coding sequence ATGAAAGCAGTCGTTGGAGACCGCCTCGTCGTGAAGGGCCACCACCTCGGGGAGCCCGACCGCGACGGTGAGATCCTCGAGGTCCACGGCGGTCGGGGCACGCCGCCCTACCTGGTGCGGTGGTCCGAAGACGGGCATGTCGGCTTGGTGTTCCCCGGGCCGGACGCGCAGGTCGAGCACCTAAGGGCCGCACGCCGGGGATGA